The Metabacillus sediminilitoris genome window below encodes:
- a CDS encoding PLP-dependent cysteine synthase family protein, which yields MKVVRSIHELVGQTPMLEITNFPIPSEVHIFAKLEYFNPGGSIKDRLGLELLQSALDNGHLKRNGTIIEPTAGNTGIGLALAAINSGINVIFCVPEKFSTEKQELMRALGAHVINTPTELGMAGAIEKAKDLLLEIPDSYCPQQFTNFSNPETYYKTLGPEIWDQLDGRLNIFVAGAGTGGTFMGTARYLKDRNPRIKTVIVEPNGSILNGSKSGPHKTEGIGMEFLPPYMDVSFFDSIQTISDDDAFAMVKQLALKEGLLVGSSSGAAFHAALLEAENAVPGSNIVVIFPDSSERYLSKKIYDGGI from the coding sequence ATGAAAGTTGTTCGAAGTATTCATGAGTTAGTCGGTCAGACGCCAATGCTTGAAATAACTAATTTCCCAATCCCTAGTGAAGTTCATATCTTTGCAAAACTGGAATATTTTAACCCCGGAGGCAGTATTAAAGATAGATTAGGATTGGAGTTGCTTCAATCAGCCTTAGATAATGGGCATTTGAAGAGGAATGGAACTATTATCGAGCCCACTGCGGGTAATACAGGAATTGGCTTAGCCCTTGCAGCAATTAATAGCGGGATAAATGTTATTTTTTGTGTACCAGAAAAATTCAGTACTGAAAAACAAGAATTAATGAGAGCACTTGGTGCACATGTCATTAACACACCAACAGAACTAGGTATGGCAGGAGCAATCGAAAAGGCAAAAGATCTATTGTTAGAAATTCCTGATTCTTATTGTCCGCAGCAATTCACAAATTTCTCTAATCCAGAAACCTATTATAAAACACTAGGACCTGAAATTTGGGATCAACTAGATGGCAGGTTAAATATATTTGTTGCTGGAGCGGGAACCGGCGGTACATTTATGGGCACTGCTCGTTACTTAAAAGATAGAAATCCAAGGATTAAAACAGTAATTGTTGAACCAAATGGATCCATCTTAAATGGCAGTAAATCTGGGCCCCATAAAACAGAGGGAATAGGTATGGAGTTTCTTCCACCGTATATGGATGTCAGCTTTTTTGATTCGATCCAGACGATAAGTGATGATGATGCATTTGCAATGGTTAAACAACTTGCTTTGAAAGAAGGGTTACTTGTTGGCAGTTCTTCAGGGGCGGCCTTTCATGCAGCTTTATTAGAAGCAGAAAATGCGGTACCAGGATCAAATATAGTTGTAATTTTTCCAGACTCAAGTGAACGATATTTAAGTAAAAAAATTTACGATGGAGGCATTTAG
- a CDS encoding bifunctional cystathionine gamma-lyase/homocysteine desulfhydrase has product MKKKTQLIHGGIVGDEHTGAVSVPIYQVSTYKQDKPGHHRGYEYSRTGNPTRYALEELIKDIEEGSRGFAFGSGMAALTAVMMLFNKGDHILLTDDVYGGSFRLMTKVFNRFGIEATFIDTSNLTNIEKAIKSNTKALFIESPTNPLLKITNIAGAAKIAKSKGLLTLVDNTFSTPYWQNPLTLGADIVLHSATKYIGGHSDVVAGLVVVKDEKLGESIHFIQNSTGGVLGPHDSWLLMRGLKTLGIRMEEHEKNTHQIVEFLTHHKDISKVYYPGLKKHANHEVAKRQSRGFGGMVSFEVESAEKAKKVVQNVKYFTLAESLGAVESLISIPALMTHASIPAVRRKELGISDGLIRISVGLEDAEDLINDLNHSLNY; this is encoded by the coding sequence GTGAAAAAAAAGACCCAGCTGATTCACGGTGGAATTGTAGGTGACGAACATACAGGAGCTGTTTCCGTCCCAATATACCAAGTTAGCACATATAAGCAAGATAAGCCCGGACATCATCGGGGCTACGAATATTCTAGAACCGGAAATCCAACACGTTATGCGCTTGAAGAATTAATAAAAGATATTGAGGAAGGAAGTAGAGGATTTGCATTTGGATCAGGGATGGCTGCACTAACCGCTGTGATGATGTTATTTAACAAAGGAGATCATATCCTTCTAACCGACGATGTATATGGCGGATCTTTTCGTTTAATGACAAAAGTGTTCAACCGCTTTGGCATTGAAGCGACATTCATTGACACAAGTAATCTAACAAACATTGAAAAGGCGATCAAAAGCAATACGAAAGCACTTTTTATTGAATCTCCAACAAATCCTTTATTAAAAATAACAAATATAGCAGGAGCAGCAAAAATAGCAAAATCAAAAGGTTTGTTAACACTAGTTGATAATACCTTTAGTACTCCATATTGGCAAAACCCACTAACACTAGGGGCAGATATTGTCCTTCACAGTGCAACAAAATATATCGGAGGTCACAGTGATGTGGTTGCAGGTCTTGTCGTTGTAAAAGATGAAAAGCTTGGAGAATCGATCCACTTCATTCAAAACTCAACGGGTGGAGTCCTCGGCCCACATGATTCTTGGTTATTAATGAGAGGATTGAAAACACTAGGCATTCGGATGGAAGAACACGAAAAAAACACCCATCAAATAGTGGAATTTTTGACACATCATAAAGATATTTCTAAGGTGTATTATCCAGGGTTGAAAAAACATGCTAATCATGAGGTTGCAAAAAGACAATCTCGTGGATTTGGCGGAATGGTATCATTCGAAGTTGAAAGTGCAGAAAAAGCGAAAAAAGTGGTTCAAAATGTAAAATATTTCACATTGGCTGAGAGCCTTGGAGCAGTAGAAAGTTTAATATCTATACCCGCTTTAATGACACATGCCTCGATACCAGCTGTTAGGCGCAAGGAGCTAGGTATATCAGATGGTCTGATTCGAATCTCAGTAGGTCTTGAGGATGCTGAGGATTTAATAAATGATTTAAATCATTCATTAAATTATTGA
- a CDS encoding helix-turn-helix domain-containing protein has product MGRSNKEKLLTRIDNHLRMTARHLIKFDTEEETLQFLIDSFRSELSCDLTCIIFKKDRDFFLKVMNGASESFVNHFPIKLDDCRPDFMEHAITFTNESNDVSCELSELLWKENIKTWFTVPVKDDGKVYGFFITGFRNDVPLYLELNSVFSDFGTDIAMALNLAQQREEQKKKITGMEWITNNLSVNSTLDRIIGKVVERAGKGTDAEKACIYLYSESENSFIFQSPSYGNSSFKKKIALHNNDKLIDCFPYLDIPDGNMLTVSLTVNLKTIGVIHIENKRSNQGKFTSDDLQVLEFLAQHVAALIENVRLFESEKNHKQRLQMLLNYQHALIKETIEQENFSGMTKTISELFIKSVLLFDRFMRPIAYSMMEEDKNEIETIIQYSTFQVFQQEQRDLWNTTLEMTKPSKKVEIWPINHSGDMFGYLVIYGIEESIDDFFRLSVDIVLNIYSLQFIKQKLVFDTKEQVKDSFIDKLLVESISNEKEIIQYANIFKWNLFLPHRVSVLAYKLEEQHEKNLLKLQEKKALITDRLRERVSFYDKEIMFASKGDEFILLVPTDKEKESPKKYWREFYSFLQKWSKSEEVQISFYLGVGGKSNTISEYYPCYQQAEQALNVFMNHYQSTGVALYDELGASTLLRHLKDITEAQLFIEKYLGKILENDDEKTVNLYQTLRAYLNNNGILKDTSEELFIHRSTLQYRLNKIESLLEIDLLDSEQRFNLLLAYKLNDLVNHAYSIKM; this is encoded by the coding sequence TTGGGACGATCAAATAAAGAAAAATTATTGACTAGAATTGATAATCATCTTCGTATGACGGCTAGACACTTAATAAAGTTTGATACAGAAGAGGAAACATTGCAATTTCTAATTGATTCATTTCGTTCTGAGCTATCCTGTGACCTCACTTGTATTATATTTAAAAAAGACAGGGACTTTTTTCTAAAAGTAATGAACGGTGCTAGTGAATCATTTGTAAATCATTTTCCTATAAAGCTGGATGATTGCAGACCAGATTTTATGGAGCATGCTATAACTTTTACAAACGAAAGTAATGATGTTTCTTGTGAATTAAGTGAATTATTATGGAAGGAAAATATTAAAACATGGTTTACAGTTCCAGTCAAAGATGATGGAAAAGTATATGGTTTTTTTATAACGGGTTTTAGAAATGATGTACCACTTTATCTTGAATTGAATTCTGTTTTTAGTGATTTCGGTACAGATATTGCTATGGCTCTTAATTTAGCACAGCAAAGGGAAGAACAAAAAAAGAAAATTACCGGTATGGAATGGATTACTAATAATCTATCGGTAAACTCTACTTTAGATCGTATCATTGGAAAAGTAGTCGAAAGAGCTGGAAAAGGAACAGATGCCGAAAAAGCGTGCATCTATTTGTATAGCGAAAGTGAGAATTCATTTATTTTCCAGTCGCCTAGTTATGGAAATTCTTCGTTTAAAAAGAAAATTGCATTACATAATAATGATAAATTAATTGATTGCTTTCCATATTTGGATATCCCTGATGGGAATATGTTGACCGTGTCTTTAACTGTGAATTTAAAAACAATCGGTGTCATTCATATTGAAAATAAACGATCAAATCAAGGGAAATTTACAAGCGATGATTTGCAAGTACTCGAATTTCTTGCCCAACATGTTGCTGCATTAATTGAAAATGTTCGTCTATTTGAAAGTGAAAAAAACCATAAACAGAGATTGCAAATGTTATTGAATTATCAACATGCATTAATTAAAGAAACGATTGAACAAGAAAATTTCTCTGGTATGACAAAGACAATAAGTGAGCTGTTTATTAAATCTGTCTTATTATTTGATCGATTTATGAGACCGATAGCATATTCGATGATGGAAGAAGATAAAAATGAGATAGAAACAATCATTCAATACTCTACCTTTCAAGTCTTCCAACAAGAACAAAGAGATTTATGGAATACAACATTAGAAATGACGAAACCATCTAAAAAGGTTGAAATTTGGCCAATTAATCATAGTGGGGATATGTTTGGTTATTTAGTTATATATGGGATAGAAGAGTCAATTGATGATTTTTTCAGGTTAAGCGTAGATATTGTACTTAACATCTATTCTTTGCAATTTATAAAACAAAAGCTGGTGTTTGATACAAAAGAACAAGTGAAGGATAGTTTTATTGATAAACTGCTTGTTGAGAGTATTAGTAATGAAAAAGAAATCATTCAATATGCCAATATTTTTAAATGGAATTTATTTCTTCCGCATCGAGTTTCGGTCTTAGCATATAAATTGGAAGAGCAACATGAGAAGAATTTACTAAAATTACAAGAGAAAAAAGCTCTTATTACAGATAGATTAAGAGAGCGTGTTTCTTTTTATGATAAAGAAATTATGTTCGCTTCAAAGGGAGATGAATTTATTCTTCTGGTCCCAACTGATAAAGAAAAAGAAAGCCCAAAGAAATATTGGCGGGAGTTTTATTCCTTTCTTCAAAAATGGAGTAAAAGTGAAGAGGTTCAAATCTCGTTTTATTTAGGGGTTGGAGGGAAATCGAATACGATCTCAGAATATTATCCTTGCTATCAACAAGCTGAACAAGCACTAAACGTATTCATGAACCATTATCAAAGTACAGGTGTAGCTCTATACGACGAACTTGGTGCTTCTACACTTTTACGACATTTAAAAGATATTACAGAAGCTCAATTATTTATAGAAAAATACCTTGGGAAAATCCTAGAAAACGATGATGAGAAAACGGTTAATCTTTATCAAACATTACGTGCTTATCTGAATAATAATGGAATATTAAAGGATACGTCTGAAGAGCTATTTATTCATAGAAGTACACTGCAATACAGATTAAATAAAATTGAAAGCTTACTAGAAATTGATTTATTGGATTCAGAACAACGGTTTAACTTATTGTTAGCTTATAAACTGAATGACCTAGTTAATCATGCATATTCCATCAAAATGTAG
- a CDS encoding sigma-54 interaction domain-containing protein, translating to MKKLFNNFLSQEKLHEMFYQADEVESELSFHTFVHFLNYSYDGLLLSDKDDRIFYMNDAVERISGLKNEEMLGLTTKEMQEQGFILSQSKKVLKKDPLTIIQKLKTGKEVFTTSRPVKDKDGNTLCYIATFRDLSELNELHSEHTLQRDIDYTELQELRTRFLITEDVVTSSKEIKKVVDKTLKAAKSDATVLIIGESGVGKELFAKIIHNASHRSNKRYIQINCGALPENLIEAELFGYEKGAFTGAERAKTGLLEVANGGTVLLDEIGDLPFNVQVKLLRVLQTGEYYRIGATTPRLLNIRFIAATHRDLSAMVKNGSFREDLFYRLNVVPIHVPPLRNRKEDILPLAHHFLQNMNRKYKTNKRLDEETCKCIEKYTWPGNVRQLENVIERMLIMSDEDLIKPTVFPDEFLCDIEKDVPLYQLKKEVIIPLEELREMTEKEMIQRAINKYGSIRNASKYLNVDHSTVIRKMRKYGIKQ from the coding sequence ATGAAAAAATTATTTAATAATTTCTTAAGTCAAGAAAAACTTCATGAGATGTTTTATCAAGCTGATGAAGTAGAAAGCGAACTTTCTTTTCATACTTTTGTTCATTTTCTAAATTATTCGTATGATGGTTTACTCTTAAGTGATAAAGATGATCGTATTTTTTATATGAATGATGCTGTGGAAAGAATCTCAGGCTTAAAAAATGAAGAAATGCTTGGATTGACAACAAAAGAAATGCAAGAACAGGGTTTTATTTTGTCTCAATCAAAGAAAGTGTTAAAAAAGGATCCACTTACAATTATACAAAAATTAAAAACTGGCAAAGAAGTCTTTACAACAAGCAGACCTGTTAAAGATAAAGATGGAAACACCCTTTGTTATATTGCTACTTTTCGCGATCTTTCAGAACTAAATGAACTGCATAGTGAGCATACATTACAACGAGATATCGATTATACGGAACTCCAGGAGTTACGTACTCGATTCCTCATCACAGAAGATGTTGTGACGTCAAGTAAAGAAATAAAAAAAGTGGTTGATAAAACACTAAAAGCAGCGAAATCAGATGCAACCGTGTTAATTATTGGTGAATCAGGAGTAGGTAAGGAGCTTTTTGCGAAAATCATCCATAATGCTAGTCATCGCTCTAATAAGCGCTATATTCAAATAAACTGTGGTGCATTACCTGAGAATTTAATTGAAGCAGAATTATTTGGATATGAAAAAGGAGCTTTTACAGGGGCTGAAAGAGCGAAAACTGGTTTGTTGGAAGTAGCAAATGGCGGAACAGTGCTTTTAGATGAAATAGGTGATCTCCCATTTAATGTCCAAGTAAAGTTATTACGTGTTCTACAAACAGGAGAATATTATCGTATTGGTGCAACAACTCCACGACTATTAAATATCCGTTTTATCGCGGCAACACATCGAGATTTATCCGCAATGGTGAAGAATGGAAGTTTTCGTGAGGATTTATTTTATCGACTTAATGTCGTTCCTATTCATGTACCTCCTTTACGTAATCGAAAAGAGGATATACTTCCATTAGCTCATCATTTTCTACAAAACATGAATCGAAAATACAAGACAAATAAAAGACTTGATGAAGAGACATGCAAATGTATAGAAAAATATACTTGGCCGGGAAATGTCAGGCAGTTAGAAAATGTTATTGAGAGAATGCTCATCATGTCTGATGAAGATCTCATTAAACCTACTGTTTTTCCAGATGAGTTTTTATGCGATATAGAAAAAGATGTACCTCTATACCAATTAAAAAAAGAAGTGATTATTCCATTAGAAGAGCTTAGGGAGATGACTGAAAAGGAAATGATTCAAAGAGCCATTAATAAATATGGGAGTATTCGAAATGCTTCAAAATATTTAAATGTAGATCATTCTACTGTCATTAGAAAAATGAGAAAATATGGAATTAAACAATAG
- a CDS encoding class I SAM-dependent methyltransferase produces MGREFIDVFDEWSSTYDNTVVGTDPEYREVFKDYHKILEKVTDLSVGHVLEFGTGTGNLTKMLLEAGHSVTAIEPSSRMRAKAVEKLGDLVDIQDGDFLNFPLPNVMHSIVSTYAFHHLTDKEKMKAIALYGNILDAGGKLIFADTMYQSKAHQKQAIKDAIDAKFLNLAKDLQTEYYTTIPFLRSVLKENDFEVSFERCNDFVWIMEAVKQ; encoded by the coding sequence GTGGGGAGAGAATTTATTGATGTTTTCGATGAATGGTCATCAACTTATGATAATACAGTAGTTGGCACTGATCCAGAATATCGTGAAGTTTTTAAAGATTATCACAAAATATTAGAAAAAGTAACGGATTTATCAGTTGGCCATGTATTAGAATTTGGCACTGGAACTGGAAACTTGACTAAGATGCTTTTAGAAGCCGGACATTCGGTAACTGCTATTGAACCTTCATCAAGGATGAGAGCAAAAGCTGTTGAGAAATTAGGAGATTTAGTCGACATCCAAGATGGTGACTTTCTCAATTTCCCTTTACCTAATGTTATGCATTCAATTGTTAGCACATATGCATTTCATCACTTGACAGATAAAGAAAAAATGAAAGCCATAGCTTTATACGGCAATATTCTAGACGCTGGGGGTAAACTTATTTTTGCAGATACAATGTATCAGTCAAAAGCTCATCAAAAACAAGCAATTAAGGATGCAATAGATGCCAAATTTTTAAACTTAGCTAAAGATTTGCAAACAGAGTATTATACGACGATACCTTTTTTACGTAGTGTCCTTAAAGAAAATGATTTTGAAGTTTCCTTTGAGCGTTGTAACGACTTTGTTTGGATAATGGAAGCTGTAAAACAATAA
- a CDS encoding acyl-CoA thioesterase, whose protein sequence is MKPVKYQFLVNWGDTDAAGIVYYPNYYKWMDQASHHLFSIHGYKVSELFKNEKMGLPLLEAKCQFKSPLFFEDEVYVLSIVKEIRNKVFIIEHEFKKGDIEIANGYEIRAWTDFSNGKPKAVSIPEVVRLAFFGDESDRKII, encoded by the coding sequence ATGAAACCAGTAAAATATCAATTTTTAGTAAATTGGGGAGATACTGATGCAGCTGGTATTGTTTATTATCCCAATTACTATAAATGGATGGATCAAGCCTCACATCATTTATTCTCCATTCATGGGTATAAGGTGTCAGAATTATTCAAAAATGAAAAAATGGGTCTACCCTTACTTGAAGCAAAATGTCAATTTAAGTCACCATTATTCTTTGAAGATGAGGTATATGTTCTCTCGATAGTAAAGGAAATACGAAATAAGGTTTTCATCATTGAACATGAATTTAAAAAAGGAGATATAGAAATTGCAAATGGATATGAAATAAGAGCTTGGACTGATTTTAGTAACGGTAAACCTAAAGCAGTTTCAATTCCTGAAGTAGTCCGTCTGGCATTTTTTGGTGATGAAAGTGATCGAAAAATAATCTAA
- a CDS encoding acyl-CoA dehydrogenase family protein, whose product MEFILSEEQQAIKAMAKDFINHEILPFAREYDESETFPTHIMDKLREYGLYNLSIPERFGGPGIDKLSHALIVEEMARGCAGIATSAEANSLASYPILVGGNEKQQNTYFHRLTKEGQYASFALTEPQAGSDVMGLSSTVERFGDEYVLNGEKCFITNASYANFFVVLAKIKGSEQSKDFVALIVESDLEGVKVGPKEKKMGLRASDTASVTFEEVRVPIENRIGNEGDGFKIFMKALSHARPMVGAQSLGIAQGAYEQALAYAKERKQFGKPISQLQSIQFMLADMAINIEAARLLVYKSVYLLQQGTPSAKAASFAKCFASDTAMKVASDAVQIHGGYGYIREYHVEKYFRDAKIMQIYEGTNQIQRVVIAKEILS is encoded by the coding sequence TTGGAATTTATTTTATCTGAAGAGCAGCAAGCAATAAAAGCTATGGCAAAAGACTTTATTAATCATGAAATATTGCCGTTTGCAAGAGAGTATGATGAAAGTGAAACTTTTCCTACACATATTATGGATAAATTAAGAGAATATGGATTATATAATTTATCGATTCCTGAAAGGTTTGGCGGTCCAGGTATAGATAAGCTGTCACATGCTTTAATTGTAGAAGAAATGGCTAGAGGATGTGCTGGTATTGCAACGTCAGCTGAGGCAAATTCACTTGCATCATATCCTATACTTGTTGGAGGGAATGAAAAACAACAAAATACCTATTTTCATCGGTTAACAAAAGAAGGCCAATATGCTTCATTTGCTCTCACTGAGCCTCAAGCAGGTAGTGATGTTATGGGATTATCTTCAACTGTTGAAAGATTTGGTGATGAGTATGTGTTAAATGGAGAAAAATGTTTTATTACGAATGCTTCATATGCAAACTTCTTTGTCGTATTAGCGAAAATAAAAGGTAGTGAACAGTCTAAAGATTTTGTTGCATTGATCGTCGAGAGTGATCTTGAAGGAGTTAAAGTTGGTCCTAAGGAAAAGAAAATGGGTTTACGTGCATCTGATACAGCTTCTGTTACATTTGAAGAAGTTCGTGTTCCAATCGAGAACAGAATAGGTAATGAAGGTGATGGCTTCAAAATATTTATGAAAGCCCTATCACATGCTCGACCAATGGTAGGGGCCCAATCATTAGGGATTGCCCAAGGAGCTTATGAGCAAGCGTTGGCATATGCAAAAGAACGAAAACAATTTGGAAAACCAATTTCACAGTTACAGTCTATTCAATTTATGCTAGCAGATATGGCGATAAATATTGAAGCTGCTAGGTTATTAGTATATAAATCTGTTTATTTATTACAACAGGGAACCCCATCTGCTAAAGCAGCATCTTTTGCAAAATGCTTTGCTTCAGATACAGCCATGAAAGTTGCCTCAGACGCTGTTCAAATTCACGGGGGCTATGGCTATATCCGAGAATATCATGTAGAAAAATATTTTCGAGATGCTAAAATCATGCAAATTTATGAAGGGACGAATCAAATTCAACGGGTAGTTATTGCAAAGGAAATTTTATCATAA
- a CDS encoding 3-hydroxyacyl-CoA dehydrogenase family protein: MSIKIVGVVGAGAMGSGIANVAALAGFKVILRDIEDKFVQNGLARIEKFMDKSVAKGKISIEQKAEILERIRPTTSLEDLKEADIIIEAVIENLEVKKDVFSKLDEILPDHVILATNTSSMSITEIASSTKRPDRVAGMHFFNPAQLMKLVEIVRGFHTSDETTEEIKAFAKQLNKESVVVNKDTPGFIVNRIMIPQFIEAIKLLEEGVASAEDIDKAVTLGLNYPMGPFTLQDYAGVDIGYYVMEYFKEEFNDNRFAPPLLIKQLVKAGKLGKKTGGGFYDYDK; this comes from the coding sequence ATGTCAATAAAGATTGTTGGTGTAGTGGGTGCTGGAGCGATGGGTAGTGGCATTGCGAATGTGGCAGCCTTAGCAGGATTCAAAGTCATTTTAAGAGATATAGAAGATAAATTTGTTCAAAACGGACTTGCTCGCATTGAGAAATTCATGGATAAAAGTGTTGCAAAAGGAAAAATATCAATTGAACAAAAAGCTGAAATTCTTGAAAGAATTAGACCAACAACAAGCCTTGAGGATTTAAAAGAGGCAGATATTATTATAGAAGCAGTAATAGAAAATTTAGAAGTAAAAAAAGACGTTTTTTCAAAGCTTGATGAAATCCTTCCAGATCATGTTATTCTTGCAACGAATACATCTTCCATGTCCATTACAGAAATTGCATCATCCACAAAGCGCCCAGATCGTGTCGCGGGAATGCATTTCTTTAATCCAGCACAATTGATGAAACTTGTTGAAATTGTCCGAGGTTTTCATACAAGTGATGAAACAACCGAAGAAATTAAAGCGTTTGCAAAACAGTTAAATAAAGAATCTGTTGTTGTAAATAAAGATACTCCTGGCTTTATTGTTAACCGGATTATGATTCCACAATTTATTGAGGCGATCAAACTTCTTGAAGAAGGGGTTGCATCTGCAGAAGATATAGATAAAGCGGTTACATTGGGATTGAACTATCCAATGGGGCCATTTACTCTACAAGATTATGCTGGTGTTGATATTGGGTACTATGTAATGGAATATTTTAAGGAGGAATTTAATGACAATCGTTTTGCACCTCCGTTATTAATTAAGCAACTAGTAAAAGCAGGAAAATTAGGGAAAAAGACAGGAGGCGGATTTTATGACTACGATAAATAA
- a CDS encoding SpoIID/LytB domain-containing protein yields the protein MRHNWLIFLLFVPLLLCFGKAGKVSAEEMIKVRLVNDIGETNHLQIKLKGDFLSLDPTLTVKENVNYRVNVKNQSLIIEGNDEQQKLIGSLFLIPERYDEKHIIFINNKPYLGAIEIKIENNEYIRPINQLPVEDYLKGVVPFEVFPTWGLETLKAQALAARTYAYAHINEEIDDTILFQVYGGFSWDQNTTKAVEDTNGEVITFQNHLIDAFYSASNGGITENNAHVWGGNAMPYFPIKKDPYDPTHPWKFTLHKTQIDHNEMDWDNPNWWQEAVEKDEEIALSMKKWLQKNGYPGEIKILSIPRLELSKQHFISNRTNYGSIKVEFLHKLLDGTILYEQLILDDVKLNKIRPMIGGNHFKSYYIDSFENDGDIYTMKGKGFGHGVGMSQWGANSMGEIGKTYQEILQFYYPGTTITTHSN from the coding sequence ATGAGACATAATTGGCTTATATTCTTATTGTTCGTACCATTATTACTATGTTTTGGAAAAGCTGGAAAAGTATCAGCTGAAGAGATGATAAAAGTAAGGTTAGTAAATGATATTGGTGAAACGAATCATTTACAAATAAAATTAAAAGGAGATTTTTTAAGTCTTGATCCTACACTAACTGTTAAAGAAAACGTGAACTATCGTGTAAATGTGAAAAATCAATCATTGATCATAGAGGGGAACGATGAACAACAGAAGTTAATAGGTTCACTTTTCCTTATACCAGAAAGGTATGACGAAAAACATATTATTTTCATCAATAATAAACCATACTTAGGAGCTATTGAAATTAAAATTGAAAACAACGAGTACATACGTCCAATAAACCAACTTCCAGTGGAAGATTATTTAAAAGGTGTTGTACCATTTGAAGTATTTCCTACTTGGGGTCTTGAAACACTAAAAGCACAAGCTTTAGCTGCTCGTACATACGCATATGCACATATAAATGAGGAAATTGATGATACCATTCTTTTTCAAGTTTATGGTGGATTTTCTTGGGATCAAAACACAACAAAAGCTGTTGAGGATACAAATGGAGAGGTAATAACGTTTCAAAATCACCTAATTGATGCCTTTTACTCTGCAAGTAATGGTGGTATAACTGAAAATAACGCACATGTATGGGGTGGGAATGCGATGCCTTATTTTCCTATCAAGAAGGATCCATATGATCCAACACACCCTTGGAAATTCACTTTACATAAAACACAAATTGATCATAATGAAATGGATTGGGACAATCCAAATTGGTGGCAAGAAGCAGTGGAAAAGGACGAAGAAATAGCGTTATCCATGAAGAAATGGCTTCAAAAAAACGGTTATCCTGGCGAAATAAAAATCCTTTCAATTCCTCGTTTAGAGTTATCAAAGCAGCATTTCATTTCAAATCGAACAAATTATGGATCAATAAAAGTGGAGTTTTTGCACAAATTATTGGATGGAACGATTCTCTATGAACAATTAATATTAGATGATGTAAAACTCAATAAAATACGACCGATGATTGGAGGAAATCATTTCAAAAGTTATTACATCGATTCTTTTGAAAATGACGGAGATATTTATACAATGAAGGGAAAAGGTTTTGGTCACGGGGTTGGAATGAGCCAATGGGGGGCAAATAGTATGGGGGAAATCGGTAAAACATATCAGGAAATTTTACAGTTTTATTACCCTGGAACAACAATTACAACTCATTCGAATTAA